Genomic segment of Primulina tabacum isolate GXHZ01 chromosome 11, ASM2559414v2, whole genome shotgun sequence:
gttctaaatattgaaaattagtgtgtgatgatgtatgtaatgatgtatttatttttggattatttctaaataaattctataaatatacctctgaatttgtgaagaaaaacacaattgagtagacaaaaatttataaagcgTATAGTTTAATATATCTTGTGAgcttgagatttttactttctccgtaaatttttgcttttaacacgttatcagcacgatacTCGAATGTTCGgttctccatatttttccaagctccaaaacacaagaaaaaggtaacgatattcaaaagtaagaatatttatttcactgttaatttatttttatcatgtatatatttaatatataatatcatgttattatataaaaggagtctatgacacctcattgtaataacgtgatgtgattatattattacaccgcttatataattttattgtgttactgtttatttattgtatatataattGAATAATacaatgttattatataaaagaagtctatgacacctcattataataactgatatgattatttcactgttcatatatttttattgtgttatatactaattatatatatatagttgtaTAATGTCACagtattatataaaaggagtctCTGACACCTTATTATAATATTGTGatgtgatatacataattatttaaacatgattaacattatatatatcatattattaccataaaatttacatatacatacatttatttttttaagattttgtaacGGTCATAAATGACAAGTTtttaccctataaatatgattttacaaacacattcaatcactccaaactTACTATTATTCcctaaaaattttcttcatcaaaattttcgaagaagaagaagatgatttttttcaaggttattttgtatatttttttaggttattatactcactagtcttgtatttatcagAGAATATTCGCCTcgcattttttctttatttttaagaattcttgtacttataatttatccgttactttttattgtcgtattaatatatttagaacttaactaataaaatgcattgttATTTTTCTAGTACCACCATGTAAAATttggcaaagctcgaatttgttgcgctcgacattaccgaaaaaaattatatgccatggactctcgatgtagaaatacATCTTGAGTCATTAGGTATAAGTGAGACCATTTAAGAAAATGGTATCTCATCAttacaagaaaaagcaaaagctatcatatttttgcgtcgacatcttgatgaaggattaaaatttgaatatctcattgaaaaagATTCCATGACTTTACGGAAAGGATCAAAAGAACTATTtcaacatataagggaagttatacttcctgTCACGcgccgaaactcgggattgacaccggtgttgtttaacaatctcacaatcgaaaacaacaagccctTGTAGTACAGTTtaaaccgaaccagtttataATTCATAATTCAACGAAATAGGCATTCTCTTTACAACTCAAAACTCACTAACAAACGtaaataaatgcggaaacgtcttacagttattaaatcataaattcgaaCATAACTACTACTGGTCTCGTGAATCACAAGCCCCAGAACTGTGCGGACTCTTCATCCTCAACCTGCtcttcggacttatctgggaGGGGAGAGTTAGGGggatgagtattttgggaatactcagtaaatgggggcaCTTTGAACACAACATAACAATTTTATAACATTTTAGAAACATATCATAAACGTACAGCATGCTTTTCATAATCATAACGTAAATACCATAACGTaataacactgcgatttttcacctttaacggtttactgacgtcagtctcTAAGTTTtgatcctctaagggggcgaggccataaaacaggttctatcccaccgttaagggccatatgttggaattccacccattttcagggaatcctcacagtgtcaaacatAAACGTACCAAAATTTCGTAAAAACGTACAGACAAAACGAcggtactcgaccgtatttttaaaCCAAAAAAAACGAAAATCACATATGCATAGAACCGAATTTATAAGCAATTAAAACAGGCCACTTTTACAGTGTTTGGATGTACAAAAAAAACGTGGAGTGTACGGCTTGGTTTGGATCACTTCGCATTCCTCGTCCGGGTAGCGCTCCGGCTCGATTTCTAGCTTATACTTGGGACGATTTTTGGGCAGAGTTTCGGCTAGGGAATGCTGCTGAATTTCGTGACTTTCAACACTAGGATTTCGAATTTTAGGGGTGGAGAATGAGTAGGGATAgtgtggtatttataggtggaGGAGATGGATCTAAATTTGGTACAAGAATCCTATCAAAATCATgccaaatatatcaaaattggcTCCAATTCTCTTgctgattttcgaaaatattgctACTAAAGTTGGGAGATTCATTCTCTAATCCAATGCTCTTGATTAATTCAGAATTTAGTATTGCTAGATCCAACGGTTTTGGTGAAGAGTTTGATGATTTCCTTCCAAATAACCAAGCAATTAATCCTTACAAAATATTGGCATTTAAGCTAagggaatttcgaaaatatctAGCTTTATTCATGCCTTAACTCTTTTAATTGTGTGATATtcaattcttaaaaaaaatccttcccaaatttcgaaatttgcttgTACAGTATCTTGACATTGAGGACTTTCCATTCAGACAATTCCAATAACATGATTAACAATATAATTCTCATTTATCCCAAGAATCCAATCCTAATAATTCCCTTGAAACAATGATTTAGATTGCTTAAAAGATccggttctcacatccctccctccttatgagaagtttcgtcctcgaaacttgagttggCTTGGTCTGCAAACAGGTAGGGATATTTCTTTCGCATATTCTCTTCcacttcccaagttgcttctcgctCAGTATGGTTAGACCACTGCACtttgacgtagggaatgatgCGTCGCCTGAGGACTTGTTCCTTGGTATCCACGAGTCTGATAGGAACTTCTTCGTATTTCAATCCTTCTCCCAAGTTTCCTTCGGTCAAGAGTGGTTCTATTTCTAAAACGTGACTTGGGTCTGGAATGTATCTCCTCAGTTGAGATACATGGAACACGTTGTGGATCCTTGACATGTTCGGTGGCAGTGCCAGTCTGCATGCTAGCGTGCCCATTTTTTCTAAGATTTCAAATGGTCCAACGTATCGAGGGTTCAATTTCCCGGCCTTATTGAATCAGAAAACTCCTCTCATAGGCGAGACTTTCACGTTAGCCTTCTCGCCCACGTTGAACTCTACAGGCCTTCTCTtaagatctgcccaactcttctgtcggcCTTGAGCTTTTCTCGGACAATTTTAACTTTGTCCACAGTCATTTGTACTAGCTCAGGTCCCACTAGGGCTTTCTCTCCCACTACGTCCCAAtaaagtggtgatcgacatttccttccatcaagagcttcgtatggagccatgctaatactgctgtgatagctgttgttgtaagcaAACTCAATTAAGGGTAGATGAGTGCTCCAGTTGCTACTGAATTCTAGGGCGCAttctctcagcatatcttctaaggtCTGTATGGTTCTCTCAGTTTGCCCATCGCTTTGCGGATGATAGGCTGTACTTAGGGTCACTTTCGTTCCCATGGcttcttgaaagctcttccaaaagcaCGAGACGAACCTTGGATCCCTATAATATAAGATGCTAACTGGTACTCCATACAGTTTCACGATGTTGTCCATGTACAGTGAAGCCAACTTGTCGAGATTGTAGTTCATgcggacgggtaggaagtgtgcagtCTTCGTGAGTCTGTCTACTATCACCCATATACTGTCGTGGCTTTCCCTAGActttggcaatcctaccacaaagtccatggaaatatgctcccacttccattcgggAATTTCCAAAGGTtgcagtaatcctccaggtcgcTTGGTGTTTTTCTTTGACCTGCTGGCATACCTAACATCTGGAGACGAATTCAGCTACATCTCTTTTCATGCCATTCCACCAGAAACTATTCTTGAGATCTCTGTAAATTTTTGTACTGCCTGGATGGACTGAGAATTTTGACTTGTGCGCCTCTGCCATTATCTCTCGGCGAAGGTTATTACTGTCGGGTACACACAGTCTTCCTTTCATCCACAATATTCCCTTGTCATCGATCTGGTGGTCTTGAGATTTTCCTTCTCTGACTTTATCCTTAAGTTTGATCAGTACCGGGTCTTGATCttggtttaacttgacggtctccCGTAGGGATGGTTGGGCCAAGAGGGAGGCTAGAGTCACCTTGCCTGGGCCCTTCCTACTTAGCGCATCTGCCACCCTGTTTGCTTTACCCGCATGGTAGCTTATGGTCAAGTCATAATCTTTCAGAAGTTCGATTCCATCGCCTTTGCCTCATATTAAGTTCCCTttgggtgaacaagtacttgaggctctgatggtctgtgaagatttcacatttagcaccatagaggtagtgcctccaaatctttaaggcgaaGACAACCGTTGCTAGTTCCAGATCATGAGTAGGATAGTTCTGctcgtgcggtttcaactgtcttgatgcGTAGGCGACCACTCTTCCTTCCTGCATGAGCACGCATCCTAAACCTTCCTTAGAtgcgtcactgtagatggtAAAATCCTTATTCTCTGCATGCAATATTAAcactggtgtggatgcgagtttccCTTTCAATGTCTGAAAACTTTTCTCACAATTTTCATCCCAGATGAACTTAGaattcttctgagtgagcttCGTCAGTGGTACGGCTATGGAGGAGAACCCTTCGACAAACTTCCGATAGTAGCCTGCCAATCCAAGAAAGCTTCTGATATCGGTGGCGTTCTTCGGTCTCGGCCATTCTGTGATTGCTTGTACTTTCTTTGGATCCACTAACACTCCTGCTTTTGAAATTACATGTCCCATGAAGGACACACTCtttagccagaattcacacttgctgaacttagcatAAAGCTTATTCTCTCTCAAAGTTTGCAAGCAAGGTGAAGGTGTTCTTCATGGCTCGTCTCGTCAGGAGAATAGACGaggatatcgtcgatgaataccactatgaactggaatactctgttcatcagatccatgaacgCTGCCGGTGcgttggtcagaccaaaaggcatcacggtgaattcataatgcccatacctggttcgaaaggctgtcttggggatatcttcagccctgaccttcaactgatggtaccctgtcctcagatccagtttagaaaagacggcggctcctttaagctgatcaaacagatcgtctatccgaggtagagggtacctgttcttgattgtgatcttgttcaattctctgtagtcgatgcacaatctcatactcctgtctttcttcttgacgaagagcactggagctccccagggggacacactcggtcgaatttgccttttatctagcaattcttggagttgttccttCAGCTCCTTGAGTTtggttggtgccattctgtaaggtgccttagagattggtgcAGCACTGGGAACCAGATTGATCTCGAACTCCACTTCGCGGTTCGGGACCGTCCCTGAGAGTTCTTCTGGAAAAACATCTGGGAACTCTCTCGCTATCAGGGATGTCTTCCAGATTCAGTTCGACTTCTTCTTTTATTTCACTGACCATAGCCAGGTAGATGTCCTCTCCtgatttcatggctttccaggcTTGAGCTGCGGAAAGTAGCAACTTCCGTTCCTTGGATTTACCATGAAACACGACTTCCTTCTGCTCTGCGGTTAGGAGTTTAACTTTCTTCCCCTTACAATCCACTATGGCATTgttcttggctaaccaatccatccctaagATGATGTCGAAGTCGACCATGATCAACTGTATCAAGTCGGCGCTAAAAGGCTGATTACTGATACTGATTCTACAATCTCGATAGATTTCGTGAGTTTCAACGGCCCTACTTGTTGGTGTGGCTATTCGGAAAGGTTCGGCTAACTTATCGGGCTTACGTCCTAACTTCTTAGCAAATCTCTTagatataaaagaatgtgtggcaccacagtcaaataacacataagaaGGCACTTTCTGAATAAATATGGTACCTGACACAACATCGCTTGCATCATCTGCCTCCTTCTGCGTCATGGCGAACACCCTGGCATTCGGTTTGTTCTCCCGCGGTTTATTGGCATTCGCCCCTGAGCTTGACCCGTCTCCTTTACCTGGTCCAGTTGTTTTGTTGGTGGCGCCTGGACAATCTGCCATACGGTGTCCTGGTTTCCCGTATCCAAAACAGACGTCGCTGGCTCTACGACATTCTCCCAGGTGTCGTAAGTGGCAAGTTGGGCAAGGCTTAATGGCCTGGTAGCCTGAGGCAGGCGAAGGCCCTTTAGATGGTCCACCAGACTAGTTAGGCCTCTTGAAAGTCTGACTGCTATGCGAGGACTGACTATTCATAGGCCTTTTGTTCCTAATCTCTTTCTCTTTGCGCTGAATATCAGTTTCAGCTTGGATAGCTGCGCCCATCAAGTCTGAAAAGTTCGCAGGTTGGTAGACTGCCAAAGCCGACTGTATTCTGCTGTTCAAACCCTTTTTGAAACGGTGCAATTTCAGAGCTACATCTGCCATGATTGTCGGTGCATAAGATCCAAGAGAATTGAACTGGGATGTGTATTCTACCACCGACATATCCGAAGTCTGAGTCAGATTTTCAAACTCACTCAACTTTTGCAACCTGACCTCGGCTGGAAAGTACTGCTTGAGGATTGCATCTCGAAAGCGCTGCCATGTGATTGGCCCGGCGGTTAACATGGCTGGGGAGACTGCTTCCCACCACTTACTTGCTTTGCCTTCAAGGAAGGGTACTATCACATCCACTTTAAGAGCATCGGGTATTTCTAGCAGTCGCATTTGAGTTTCCACGCTTTTCAACCAGTTTTGGCCTAACTCAGGATCTGCGTCCCCTTGGAACGTCGGGCACCGGTTCTTGCGCAGTGATTCATAATGGAACTTGACTCCATGCTgcggtggaggtggtggtggttgaTTGGCATTCGGGTTCACTAACCCTTGCAGTATGGTCGCCACGATCGTGGCTATGACCATCAAGTCTGCTTGATTAAGACTGAACTGAGGTGGAGATACGTTGCCTTCTTCGTTggcattgttgttgttgttagcATAACGGGGGTTGCGGTTTTGTCTTGGTGGTCTaccggccatttcctacaagTTAAACGCTTCTAAGAATTTGATGTGCATAATTACCAGATTGGATAAATGAGTTATGCTAGCACAACGGAAGTTAATAAGTAAAACATAACTTGAATACAGATGAACGACTGagattaataaataatcattattttattaattttcgaaTGTAAAAGAACGACTGAATGAACAAAGCGTACTGAATGAAAATAAATCATActgactgaaataaaatagcaaCACTGGAAAGATAAACTCTTAGTAATAAGGAAAGGTCACTAAGAAACTCTAATCATCTATCTCTCCATCTCCTATGGCAACTATAGGCTCGTCGATCTCTATCGGTTCCTCTTCTTCCGGCTCCTCCTCCGGCTCTTCCTCTTGCAGTAGCTCCACCATGTGGGTGAGCTGGGCATTCTCTGCATTAAGCTGGGCCACCTGCGTCTTCCACCCCTGAACATCTGCCTCTGTCTCGTCCAACAGATCTATGGTACACTGGTGGCGCAGTTCGTACCCCCTTTTATTTTCCTTGATCTTGTTCTTCAGTGCTTCACCCTGTTGAGTCAGTTGATGATTCACCTTGGCGATGCAGCTTATAGCCTCACTCAAATTTTCCAGTCTCTTTTTGCTCCTGTCATTCAGCTGTTTTTCTTCCTCCAATTCTTTTCGGTACCGGTCGATATCTTCTTGCAGCTTTTTCTCTCGATACAAGCCATGCTCTATGCCATCCCTCAAATCCATGTTATCGCCTCTCACTAACTCACCCTGATAGATCGATTGGTTAAGGCGGACCTGAATCTCCTCTTTCTCAGCGGCTAAGTTTTCGACCTCACTCCTCCTCTCACTCAATCTGGCTCTAAGTCGCCGAATTTGACGGGACTGATAGTGAAGGAAGGGCAAGCTCCTTCAGACGAATGGCAGCTTCGGCACGGGTGTGGGGTCGCATAGGGGTAGAtggagccatttcctgaaatcaAAAAAATGGAAATGCTCAGAATCCGAAATAGACAGTATATAACAAGTGAGAATATGCAATATATATGAAActtctcaaaatttaaataaatatatatccgaaatatatttttttccaaaaatggaaagtttggAATTTGACATATGGGTTCGAAGCatatgtcgagaggattccGGAACAATTGACGGAATCGAATTCGGAATTTCCTACGAGAAGTTATAGGGTATACGAATATttcctaaaacggcaaaaacGACGTTACGGAGGCCTAAACGGAGGAATTTCGTGATTTCAGCCCCTACCTCACAACTTTATGTTGGTGAGTCTCGATCGTTGGGCCATTTCGAAGGGGATAGCAGTCGGCCTCGAGTAGAAATTCGTCCGAaaatttttcgtttttttttcttcgaaaatcgatttttttccactcggattatgaacctggcggctctgataccacttaaatgacACGcgccgaaactcgggattgacaccggcgttgtttaacaatcacacaatcgaaaacaacaagccctTATAGTATAGTCTAAACCGAAAACAGTTTTAATTCATAATTCAACGAAATagacattgtctttacaactcaAAACTCACTAACCAACGTAAATAAATGTGGAAACGTCttacaattattaaatcataaattcgaaCATAACTACTACTGGTCTCATgaatcaccagccccaaaactgtgCGGACTCTTCATCCTCAACCTGCtcttcggacttatctgggaGGGGAGAGTAAGGGggatgagtattttgggaatacaCAGTAAATGGGGGCACTTTGAACACAACATAACAATTTTATAACATTTCCGAAACATATCATAAACGTACAGCATGATTTTCATAATCGTAACGTAAATACCATAACGTaataacactgcgatttttcacctttaacggtttactgacgtcagtccctaagttttgatcctctaagggggcgaggccataaaacggttctatcctatcgttaagggccatatgttggaattccacccattttcagggaatcctcacagtgtcaaacatAAACGTACCAAAATTTCGTAAAAACGTACAGACAAAAACGAcggtactcgaccgtatttttaaaccaaaaaaaaaacgaaaatcaCATATGCATAGAACCGAATTTATAAGCAATTAAAACAGGCCACTTTTACAGTGTTTGGATGTACAAAAAAAACGTGGAGTGTACGGCTTGGTTTGGATCACTTCGCTTTCCTCGTCCGGGTAGCGCTCCGGCTCGATTTCTAGCTTATACTTGGGACGATTTTTGGGCAGAGTTTCGGCTAGGGAATGCTGCTGAATTTCGTGACTTTCAGCACTAGGATTTCGAATTTTAGGGGTGGAGAATGAGTAGGGATAgtgtggtatttataggtggaGGAGATGGATCTAAATTTGGTACAAGAATCCTATCAAAATCATGCCAAATCTATCAAAATTGGCTCCAATTCTCTTgctgattttcgaaaatattgctACTAAAGTTGGGAGATTCATTCTCTAATCCAATGCTCTTGATTAATTCAGAATTTAGTATTGCTAGATCCAACGGTTTTAGTGAAGAGTTTGATGATTTCCTTCCAAATAACCAGGCAATTAATCCTTACAAATATTGACATTTAACCTAagggaatttcgaaaatatctAGCTTTATTCATGCCTTAACTCTTTTAATTGTGTGATAttcaattcttgaaaaaaaatccttcccaaatttcgaaatttgcttgTACAGTATCTTGACATTGAGGACTTTCCATTCAGACAATTCCAATAACAAGATTAACAATATAATTCTCATTTATCCCAAGAATCCAATCCTAATAATTTCCTTGAAACAATGATTTAGATTGCTTAAAAGATCCGGTTCTCACActtccgaccgcctgggatgaaTGAAATACGTTAAGAtttcaagattttaagaaagtcaatTATTACAACTCgacgatgtatcgaataatctcgtaATTAAAATATTGTGAACATGAGattacagaatcggaaatgcttgaaaacattttccacttttcacgcatcaaatataactctacaatAACAATATAGATTGCATGGATTTgtgagatattctgaacttatcgtatgtcttcttgtggcggaaaagaataaCGAGCtactaatgagaaatcatcagtcccgacccactggatcaacaacattttcAGAAGTAAATGTTgcaagtaaaaatgaatttaaacccgGAAATCAAAATCAAAGTCAAAGAAAATGTTTTGGTCGAGGTTGAAATCGAGGTTGTGGTCATTGATGTGGAtgtggaagtggtcgtggtagtagtcgcggccgtggttttgaaaataatcgagatagttacttctataaactcatctcaaaaggacgtcacgaaccaccccctgaaaaggcatcatgagaacatgagtgttaatgaaaatcactcaaaacgatttgaaagttcttgttttagatgtggcactccaggacattggtctcgtatttgtcgagtccccgagcacctttgtaagctctataaagaatcaataaagggaaaagaaaaagagaccaaatTCACTTAACACAGTGGCCGTTTGAATGATTCAACTAATTTTGATGCTGAAGATTTtcggaatgatttctctgaaaatgatcaaTACATTGGTGGAActgaaatgtaaaatattttagttttcATGTGCTCATATGCTaatattttattgtataattatgatatgccttatatttttcaataaattacatatgtattgtcagtaatttttttcattgcatatttttttgaagttcaaatatggaaactATTATGAACAAAGCAAAACAAGGAACTAATCTCATGGAAATTTGCATACCTGATAGTGATACAACACACACTATTCTTCGAGATAAAAGAtttttcttggaactaaagccaacaaaaacaattgtgaatacaatatcaggttaTGTAGACTTAATTAAAGGTTGTGATAAAGTacatttttgttacctaatgatACAAAATTTCTGATAAATTATGCTTTGTATTCATCACAATCGAAaggaaatttgttgagttttaatgacatatattcccatgggtatgatactcagacaataaatgaagaaaatgagaaatatatacttattaccacatataaatcaggaaagaaatatgtagttgaaaaactaccaatgcttcctactgaattgcattatatatatataagtccaattgaattaaacatggtagttgataattcttcaatattaatcaattggcatgatcgattaggaacatcttggttcaacaatgatgcgaagaattatagaaaatactcatggtcatccgctgaaagtccagaagatttttcaaaataataagtttcaatacaaagcatgttctctttgaaaacttattataagaccttcaccagctaaaatccaaactgaatcacttatgtttcttgaacgtattcagggtgatatttgtgggccaattcatccaccatgtggaccatttagatattttatggtattgatcgaTTCATCCAgaagatggtcacatgtatgtttattatcactTAACACTGAATAACTGAGAGATAACGCATGATCAGCAACTGATCTTCGCATTGTAAACATTAGTATGGATAGAgacaattccatgtcgaacaaattatcataaaatcgtcatcaaatttttgaaagaaaatatttttagtacatTTGGAATTCCtagagccatgataagtgatgggggaactcattttgttaataaaccatttgcttcattattgaaaaaatttggtattactcacaaagtaactactcattatcatcctcaaataaatagacaagttgaattagctaattgggagataaaacaaattttggaaaaaaatgttaacccaaatagaaaagattggtctctgcgacttaatgatgcactttgggcatatcgaacaacttttaaaacatcattgaatatgtctccctataggttggtttacggaaaaTATTCTAATTTTCCTGTgaaattggaacataaagcttattgaatgatcaaaacttttaattcaagcatggatgatgtcaacaaattgtgcaaattttaacttaatgaacttgatgaactcagaaatgacgcgtatgagaattcacggatttataaagcaaaaatcaaatcatttcatgataaaataattcttagaaaatcttttgagattggtaaaaaagttttgctttataattctcgacttcacatattcccaagaAAATTAagatcaagatggacatgcacatatgttgtaaagcatgtgtatccttatggagctgtggacattgaaaatcctaatatggtgatgtttttaaagtaaatggacaaaggttTAAACCATtattagaaaatgaaatctttcaagaaaagtttatttccctttccgatccttgattttttttgtgttgtatttaactttgtttatttttatttgaggtttctttattcttttttattttttcggttAAATTACGGATAACGGttctccgtgactctcatagtcggttaaatcagtttcccacaattgctgatacaaaaataaaaaaaatcatttcttttctttttaaaattgatgaaattctctcaaaaatttgtaaatattttccctctgtttttgaaaatgttctaagaaatatttatgcaggtaggtgtgaaagattgagattgctaatgcaaaaatgaattccagaagatattcgtcttgtaatagaagctaaggtccaattatgaggagaagttccacaatcattgctcattcgctATTTGCCTGGATTAAGAAAAAgtacttatgcgaaaaaacgaagggccaaaaggttaaGAGTTTGGCATAAGTGTTCAATATgaacttgtgacaaacgatgcagatttttgggatgtgtttccaataactgagaagataaaaaataagtatataatatataccaaaacttataaatgttgtcaagtatttattgtgctatatatatatttgtaaacactaaatcaaggttcccactttaaattgttggtaaaaccaaactaacatttaaatggtaccaaaaaattaatattatgatatattgatatataata
This window contains:
- the LOC142519670 gene encoding uncharacterized protein LOC142519670; the encoded protein is MAGRPPRQNRNPRYANNNNNANEEGNVSPPQFSLNQADLMVIATIVATILQGLVNPNANQPPPPPPQHGVKFHYESLRKNRCPTFQGDADPELGQNWLKSVETQMRLLEIPDALKVDVIVPFLEGKASKWWEAVSPAMLTAGPITWQRFRDAILKQYFPAEVRLQKLSEFENLTQTSDMSVVEYTSQFNSLGSYAPTIMADVALKLHRFKKGLNSRIQSALAVYQPANFSDLMGAAIQAETDIQRKEKEIRNKRPMNSYQAIKPCPTCHLRHLGECRRASDVCFGYGKPGHRMADCPGATNKTTGPGKGDGSSSGANANKPRENKPNARVFAMTQKEADDASDVVSGTIFIQKVPSYVLFDCGATHSFISKRFAKKLGRKPDKLAEPFRIATPTSRAVETHEIYRDCRISISNQPFSADLIQLIMVDFDIILGMDWLAKNNAIVDCKGKKVKLLTAEQKEVVFHGKSKERKLLLSAAQAWKAMKSGEDIYLAMVSEIKEEVELNLEDIPDSERVPRCFSRRTLRDGPEPRSGVRDQSGSQCCTNL